One region of Magnetococcales bacterium genomic DNA includes:
- a CDS encoding GGDEF domain-containing protein encodes MGLGLMESSADLDLFSLEEEVLRRAESLSAELVRWDSRLKKDLDSIIAAYRRSYREHARLVRVSDRQQAQLKRVMDELQEKTIHLESLNAALKVEIAQRRELEETLRRLASTDALTGVLTRGRLLELGEREMERMRRSGRPLTLALADIDHFKNINDTYGHAAGDEALKVFTTVCRNEVRAIDILGRFGGEEFVMLFPETDVEKAEEVGNRVRGLVEKQEICHGVNRFAMTVSIGLAAASPDDGSLEEPLHRADTALYVAKRGGRNRVVVA; translated from the coding sequence ATGGGCCTCGGGTTGATGGAGAGTTCGGCAGACCTCGACCTCTTTTCCCTGGAAGAGGAGGTGTTGCGGCGGGCGGAAAGTCTGAGCGCCGAATTGGTTCGCTGGGATTCCCGACTCAAGAAGGATTTGGACAGCATCATCGCCGCCTACCGCCGCAGTTATCGGGAACACGCCCGCCTGGTGCGCGTGAGCGATCGTCAGCAGGCTCAGTTGAAACGGGTGATGGATGAGTTGCAGGAGAAGACCATCCACCTGGAGTCCCTGAATGCGGCCCTGAAGGTGGAAATCGCCCAGCGTCGCGAACTGGAGGAGACCCTGCGCCGCCTGGCCTCCACCGATGCCCTGACCGGGGTGTTGACCCGGGGTCGGCTCCTGGAGTTGGGCGAACGGGAGATGGAGCGCATGCGGCGCAGTGGTCGGCCCCTGACTCTGGCCCTGGCGGACATCGACCACTTCAAAAACATCAACGACACCTACGGCCATGCCGCAGGAGACGAGGCGTTGAAGGTCTTCACCACCGTTTGCCGCAACGAGGTGCGGGCCATCGATATCCTGGGACGATTCGGGGGGGAAGAGTTTGTCATGCTCTTTCCGGAAACCGATGTGGAAAAGGCCGAGGAGGTGGGTAATCGCGTGCGGGGACTGGTCGAAAAACAGGAGATTTGCCACGGAGTGAACCGGTTCGCCATGACGGTCAGCATCGGTCTGGCGGCAGCCAGCCCGGACGACGGCAGCCTGGAAGAGCCGTTGCATCGTGCCGATACCGCCTTGTACGTCGCCAAACGGGGCGGGCGCAACCGGGTCGTGGTGGCCTGA